One window from the genome of Bacteroidota bacterium encodes:
- a CDS encoding amino acid adenylation domain-containing protein codes for GVTVLSIEDLLGVSTPAAESTPDGAAVPEAVSEAVADGAAVAATWLADEAATDPTARARRLAYVLFTSGSTGRPKGAMVEQRGLVNHLLAKVDALALGPAAVVAQTARLSFDISIWQGFAALVAGGRTEVVATAVVQEGLAARVERSGTTVLEVVPSLLGVLLEAVRLEGGALAGPVGRGLSGLRWLLSTGEGLPQALAQRWSAVVDAWEAAGLSRVGLLNAYGPTECSDDVTHEVVGDAERQAAAPDASSVLSQVARDAAAVSAAAGTAAIGSALPNTQLYVLGVGALGTGALGAGETGVATNSGVSGVRAVAAQAVVGGEVPVGAVGELYVGGVGVGRGYVGAARATAAAFVPDGLSGAAGARLYRTGDVVRRLGDGRLVYEGREDGQVKVRGHRVEVGEVEAALLGAPGVSSSAVVWSEGGLTGFVAGADEIDMVAVERAVREQVPGYMVPGRLVAVGALPTTANGKVDRRGLAAQAGGSAPEASSGTYVAARTAVERVVEGVWREVLGRSARVSREADFFGLGGHSLLAMQVVSRLRQILGVDLPVRTLFEHPTIEGSAAVLERLRRSGAATDRPALKPRALSVEEPTPLSFAQERLWILHQMAPDSIAYNLPVALRLDGPLSVERLRKSFAQVFARHETLRSRFVEGPSGAHVVVVEDEPVLPVVDLTGLDASRRESVALDLALGEARLPFDLEADPAFRIGLMRLSDETHVLLVTMHHIISDAWSLDVLVQEVVAGYAAEEHALPLLPIQYGDYAAWQRGWLHGSTLDDQIEYWRERLKDITTLALPVDHPRALLQRDEGATQEIILPVALAEKLSEIAQAAGVTPYMLYLAAFKVLLARYTGQEDITVGSPLSGREEPALEQLVGFFADTLVLRTDLHGAHTFNEVLNRVRERVLEAHDHRHVPFERLVTELKPARDLGRHPLFQVMFSFEHAAVRTAANEQVVEEALRVAPFEVPQTTAMFDLSLALTEGSRGLSVVLEYLTDLFEPATIESLLRTYELVLEQVAANPDAPLAEHTLAAPADAARVLGPWSGEVKALEHESLPSLPDQIAVWVDTHPDAVAVVEDGHYLTYDALDRASSGLARQIRTMDLGQGPRIGLFGGRSAALTAAYLGVMKSGGVCVPLDPAYPEARLAFMMEDAGIAAVLTDAATRDLASHPGIACPVLAVHLTAASLEEQSGVERQEEGPVHPEQGAYVIYTSGSTGTPKGVEVSHRAAAHYARSIRSAYGLTSADRVLQFASPSFDASVEEVFGALTNGATLIVRSERSTRTAASFHEESARHAVSVWSLPTAYWHILAEEAQRTGASFPASLRLVIIGGERADAAFWQPPRLHGGGTVQLLNSYGPTEATVVATTYVETATRAEGVPIGGPLAHVRTFVLDAQDRPTAPGMPGELYLGGNGLAMGYIGQPRRTASRFVPDPFSGEPGARMYRTGDRARWTQDGNLVYLGRTDRQVKLRGHRVEPGEIETVLRGAPGVTACAVTVSSGSLDGLRLLAYVVLDKDASHDVEGVRQWLRQRLPAYLIPDVIVPIEALPQTPSGKLDVAKLPVPGTERAVAYEAPASGLEHRIAAIWEELLERDQVGRYDNFFDIGGHSLLAVRMHRRLQDELGVALEIVDLFQYPTVHALASSLARPVPEESPLEAVGERARRQRAALRARVPRPKP; via the coding sequence TCTTGGGGGTGCTCCTGGAGGCGGTGCGCCTGGAAGGCGGGGCGCTCGCGGGCCCGGTGGGGCGCGGGCTCTCGGGGCTGCGGTGGCTGCTCTCGACGGGCGAAGGCTTGCCGCAGGCGCTCGCGCAGCGGTGGTCGGCGGTGGTGGACGCGTGGGAGGCCGCAGGGCTCTCGCGGGTGGGGCTGCTGAACGCGTACGGGCCGACGGAGTGCTCGGACGACGTGACGCACGAGGTGGTGGGGGACGCGGAGAGGCAGGCAGCGGCGCCAGACGCGTCGTCGGTGCTGAGTCAGGTAGCGCGGGACGCGGCGGCGGTGAGCGCGGCGGCGGGGACGGCGGCGATCGGGTCGGCGCTGCCGAACACGCAGCTCTACGTGCTCGGCGTGGGCGCACTCGGGACCGGCGCGCTCGGCGCGGGCGAGACGGGCGTGGCGACGAACTCGGGCGTGAGCGGTGTGCGCGCCGTGGCGGCGCAGGCGGTGGTGGGCGGCGAGGTGCCGGTGGGTGCCGTGGGCGAGCTCTACGTGGGCGGCGTCGGTGTGGGGCGTGGGTACGTGGGTGCAGCGCGGGCGACGGCAGCGGCGTTCGTGCCGGACGGGCTGAGCGGGGCGGCGGGCGCGCGGCTCTACCGGACGGGAGACGTGGTGCGGCGGCTGGGCGATGGTCGTCTGGTGTACGAGGGGCGTGAGGACGGACAGGTGAAGGTGCGGGGGCACCGGGTGGAAGTGGGCGAGGTGGAGGCGGCGCTGTTGGGGGCCCCGGGGGTGTCGTCGTCGGCGGTGGTGTGGAGCGAGGGCGGGCTCACGGGCTTCGTGGCGGGAGCGGACGAGATCGACATGGTGGCGGTGGAGCGTGCGGTGCGCGAGCAGGTGCCGGGGTACATGGTGCCGGGGCGGCTGGTGGCGGTGGGCGCGCTGCCGACGACGGCGAACGGGAAGGTGGACCGGCGGGGGCTGGCGGCGCAGGCCGGGGGTTCAGCGCCGGAGGCGTCGTCGGGGACGTATGTGGCGGCGCGGACGGCGGTGGAGCGTGTGGTGGAGGGGGTGTGGCGGGAGGTGCTGGGCCGTTCGGCGCGGGTGAGCCGGGAGGCGGACTTCTTTGGGCTGGGAGGGCACTCCCTGCTCGCCATGCAGGTGGTCTCCAGGCTTCGTCAGATACTCGGTGTCGACCTCCCAGTACGAACCCTTTTCGAGCATCCGACCATCGAGGGCTCCGCAGCCGTTCTTGAGCGGCTGCGTCGAAGCGGCGCTGCAACAGACCGGCCAGCGCTGAAGCCGCGCGCGTTGAGCGTCGAGGAGCCAACCCCGCTCTCGTTCGCGCAGGAACGGCTCTGGATTCTGCACCAGATGGCGCCGGACAGCATCGCCTACAACCTTCCCGTAGCGCTACGTCTGGATGGTCCGCTCTCGGTCGAGCGCCTACGCAAGAGCTTTGCGCAGGTGTTTGCCCGGCACGAAACACTGCGGTCCCGCTTTGTCGAGGGGCCATCCGGTGCCCACGTCGTCGTCGTGGAAGACGAACCCGTCTTGCCCGTCGTCGATCTGACGGGCCTCGACGCGTCGCGACGCGAGTCGGTCGCGCTGGACTTGGCGCTCGGAGAGGCACGGCTTCCGTTCGACCTCGAAGCCGACCCTGCGTTCAGGATCGGCCTGATGCGCCTTTCCGACGAGACGCACGTCTTGCTCGTCACCATGCACCACATCATTTCCGATGCGTGGTCATTGGACGTCCTCGTCCAGGAAGTGGTCGCCGGATATGCGGCTGAAGAGCACGCTCTGCCGCTGCTACCCATTCAGTACGGCGACTACGCAGCGTGGCAGCGAGGGTGGTTGCACGGAAGCACGCTAGACGACCAGATCGAATACTGGCGGGAGCGGCTGAAGGACATCACTACACTCGCCCTTCCGGTAGATCATCCACGCGCGCTGCTCCAACGCGACGAAGGGGCCACCCAAGAGATCATTCTGCCCGTAGCCCTCGCGGAGAAGCTCTCCGAGATCGCGCAGGCAGCGGGCGTCACGCCGTATATGTTGTACCTCGCGGCCTTCAAGGTGCTGCTGGCGCGCTACACAGGGCAAGAAGACATCACCGTCGGTAGCCCCCTTTCGGGACGCGAGGAGCCTGCGCTGGAACAGCTTGTCGGCTTCTTCGCGGATACGCTGGTGCTCCGTACCGACCTGCATGGAGCGCACACCTTCAACGAGGTCCTGAACCGCGTTCGCGAGCGGGTCCTCGAGGCCCACGATCATCGGCATGTCCCGTTCGAGCGCCTCGTGACGGAACTCAAGCCGGCTCGCGACCTGGGGCGGCACCCGCTCTTCCAGGTGATGTTCAGCTTCGAACATGCGGCCGTTCGGACGGCCGCGAACGAGCAGGTGGTCGAAGAGGCACTGAGGGTCGCACCCTTCGAGGTGCCGCAGACCACCGCGATGTTCGATCTGTCGCTCGCGCTGACGGAGGGCTCACGAGGCCTCTCGGTGGTGCTGGAGTACCTGACGGATCTGTTCGAACCGGCTACGATCGAGAGCCTCCTGCGCACGTACGAGCTTGTTTTGGAGCAGGTGGCCGCGAACCCGGATGCACCGCTCGCCGAGCACACCCTGGCAGCGCCAGCAGACGCGGCGCGGGTTCTCGGACCCTGGAGCGGAGAGGTCAAGGCGCTAGAGCACGAGTCTCTCCCGTCGCTGCCCGACCAAATCGCTGTCTGGGTCGACACCCACCCGGATGCGGTCGCCGTGGTTGAGGACGGGCACTACCTCACGTATGACGCGCTGGATCGCGCGTCCAGTGGGCTGGCCCGTCAGATTCGCACGATGGACCTGGGGCAGGGGCCTCGCATCGGCCTGTTTGGAGGCCGGTCGGCCGCGCTCACCGCCGCCTACTTGGGGGTGATGAAGAGCGGTGGCGTCTGCGTCCCGCTCGACCCGGCCTACCCGGAGGCGCGTCTCGCCTTCATGATGGAAGACGCCGGCATCGCTGCCGTGCTCACCGATGCCGCAACTCGGGACCTCGCCAGCCATCCAGGCATAGCCTGCCCCGTCCTCGCTGTTCATCTCACGGCCGCGAGCCTGGAGGAGCAGAGTGGCGTTGAGCGGCAAGAGGAAGGCCCCGTGCATCCAGAGCAAGGCGCCTACGTCATCTACACGTCGGGGTCCACGGGCACGCCCAAAGGCGTCGAGGTGTCGCACCGAGCGGCTGCGCACTATGCTCGGTCTATCCGGTCGGCGTACGGCCTGACGAGCGCAGATCGCGTGCTCCAGTTTGCCTCACCGAGCTTCGACGCGAGCGTGGAGGAGGTCTTTGGAGCGCTCACCAATGGGGCCACGCTCATCGTGCGCTCAGAGCGCTCGACGAGGACCGCGGCGAGCTTCCACGAGGAGAGCGCACGGCACGCGGTGAGCGTCTGGAGCCTGCCAACGGCCTACTGGCACATCTTGGCTGAGGAGGCACAGCGGACGGGCGCGTCTTTCCCAGCCTCACTCCGGCTCGTCATCATCGGAGGCGAGCGCGCGGACGCCGCGTTCTGGCAGCCACCGCGTTTGCACGGAGGCGGCACTGTACAGCTTCTCAACTCGTACGGGCCCACCGAGGCCACCGTGGTGGCTACGACCTACGTGGAGACAGCCACGAGAGCCGAGGGCGTGCCCATCGGCGGTCCTCTCGCTCATGTCCGAACCTTCGTGCTGGACGCCCAGGACCGCCCGACGGCTCCAGGCATGCCCGGCGAGCTCTACCTCGGAGGCAACGGCTTGGCGATGGGCTACATCGGCCAGCCTCGACGCACGGCGTCGCGCTTCGTCCCAGACCCGTTCAGCGGCGAGCCCGGAGCGCGGATGTACCGGACCGGCGACCGGGCACGGTGGACCCAAGACGGCAACCTGGTCTATTTGGGCCGGACCGATCGCCAGGTCAAGCTGCGGGGTCACCGCGTGGAGCCTGGAGAGATCGAGACGGTGTTGCGCGGGGCTCCAGGTGTGACGGCCTGCGCCGTGACCGTCTCCAGCGGATCCCTCGACGGCCTGCGTCTGCTCGCGTATGTGGTGCTCGATAAGGACGCATCGCACGACGTGGAAGGCGTCCGCCAATGGCTGCGGCAGCGACTGCCGGCCTATCTGATCCCCGATGTGATCGTGCCCATCGAGGCGCTGCCGCAGACACCGTCCGGCAAGCTCGATGTAGCCAAGCTGCCCGTGCCAGGCACCGAACGCGCGGTTGCCTACGAGGCACCAGCGAGCGGCCTGGAACACCGCATTGCCGCGATCTGGGAGGAGCTGCTGGAGCGCGATCAGGTGGGTCGCTACGACAACTTCTTCGATATCGGCGGGCACTCGCTCCTGGCAGTACGGATGCACCGTCGCCTCCAGGACGAACTCGGTGTCGCGCTCGAAATCGTCGACCTCTTCCAGTATCCCACGGTCCACGCCTTGGCGTCCTCGCTCGCACGGCCCGTGCCCGAGGAGTCGCCTCTGGAGGCCGTGGGTGAGCGAGCACGGCGGCAACGCGCTGCCCTTCGCGCCCGTGTACCCCGACCCAAACCATGA